A region of Streptomyces paludis DNA encodes the following proteins:
- a CDS encoding tellurite resistance TerB family protein, with amino-acid sequence MALWDRFKESAATMQTQLVAKKNDLKSGAFRDASMAMCALVAAADGSVDPSERQRVAALIAGNEVLQNFPAEDLQRRFDDYLNKLAADFAFGKVGLLQEVAKAKKKPAEARAVIQIGIVIGGADGDFDKTEQAVVREACYALDLPPHEFDL; translated from the coding sequence ATGGCCCTGTGGGACCGGTTCAAGGAATCCGCCGCGACGATGCAGACGCAGCTCGTGGCGAAGAAGAACGACCTCAAGAGCGGTGCCTTCCGCGACGCGAGCATGGCCATGTGTGCCCTGGTCGCCGCGGCGGACGGCTCGGTCGACCCGTCGGAGCGGCAGCGCGTCGCCGCGCTGATCGCCGGCAATGAGGTGCTCCAGAATTTCCCGGCCGAAGACCTCCAGCGACGCTTCGACGACTATCTGAACAAGCTGGCCGCCGACTTCGCGTTCGGCAAGGTCGGTCTGCTCCAGGAGGTCGCCAAGGCCAAGAAGAAGCCCGCGGAGGCGCGGGCGGTCATCCAGATCGGCATCGTCATCGGCGGCGCCGACGGCGACTTCGACAAGACCGAGCAGGCCGTGGTCCGCGAGGCGTGCTACGCGCTGGACCTGCCGCCGCACGAGTTCGACCTCTGA
- a CDS encoding acyltransferase family protein, producing MTQITDQRTVRAEAGTGTGTEPGTGTGTEPGTRSGSGTGTGTGAPARTRDAFFDNAKYLAIVLVAVGHSWEPLRDDSRAVSALYIVVYSFHMPAFIVISGYFSRSFDLRPGQVRRLITGIAVPYVVFEIAYSLFHRWTDDDPDMEITLLDPWYLTWFLVALFIWRLTAPIWRLVRWPFPLAVAIAVLAVVSPDIGDDLDLQRVLQFLPFFVLGLLLRPEHFRLVRRREVRLAAVPVLAAAVVFAYWAVTRMNMAWFFHRDSAQELGAPWWAGVLMTLALLCCSLVLTVCFLAWVPGRRTWFTPLGAGTLCGYLLHGFLAQSASTWDWYGAGPVREPAGAVLVSVLAAAAVTLLCTPPVRRVFRFALEPEMAWAFRKDRG from the coding sequence ATGACGCAGATCACTGATCAACGCACCGTCCGTGCCGAGGCCGGAACCGGAACCGGAACGGAGCCCGGAACCGGAACCGGAACGGAGCCCGGAACCCGAAGCGGAAGCGGAACCGGAACCGGAACCGGCGCTCCGGCCAGGACGCGTGACGCGTTCTTCGACAACGCGAAGTACCTGGCGATCGTGCTGGTCGCCGTCGGACACTCCTGGGAGCCGCTGCGCGACGACAGCCGGGCGGTCTCCGCGCTCTACATCGTCGTCTACAGCTTCCACATGCCGGCGTTCATCGTCATCTCCGGCTACTTCTCGCGGAGTTTCGACCTCCGGCCCGGCCAGGTGCGCCGGCTGATCACCGGAATCGCCGTCCCGTACGTCGTGTTCGAGATCGCCTACAGCCTCTTCCACCGGTGGACCGACGACGATCCGGACATGGAGATCACCCTGCTGGACCCGTGGTACCTGACCTGGTTCCTCGTCGCGCTCTTCATCTGGCGGCTGACGGCGCCCATCTGGCGCCTGGTCCGGTGGCCGTTCCCGCTGGCGGTGGCGATCGCCGTGCTGGCGGTCGTGTCGCCCGACATCGGGGACGATCTCGACCTCCAGCGGGTCCTTCAGTTCCTGCCGTTCTTCGTGCTCGGGCTGCTGCTGCGGCCGGAGCACTTCCGGCTCGTACGGCGCCGGGAGGTGCGGCTGGCGGCCGTGCCGGTCCTCGCCGCCGCCGTCGTGTTCGCCTACTGGGCGGTCACCCGGATGAACATGGCGTGGTTCTTCCACCGGGACAGCGCGCAGGAGCTGGGCGCCCCCTGGTGGGCCGGGGTGCTGATGACACTCGCGCTCCTCTGCTGCTCACTGGTCCTGACCGTCTGCTTCCTGGCCTGGGTGCCCGGCCGCCGGACGTGGTTCACGCCGCTCGGCGCGGGCACGCTCTGCGGCTATCTGCTGCACGGCTTCCTCGCGCAGAGCGCGTCCACCTGGGACTGGTACGGCGCGGGCCCGGTGCGCGAGCCCGCCGGCGCCGTCCTGGTGTCCGTCCTGGCCGCCGCGGCCGTCACGCTGCTCTGCACGCCACCGGTCCGGCGGGTCTTCCGCTTCGCCCTGGAGCCCGAGATGGCCTGGGCGTTCCGCAAGGACCGCGGCTGA
- a CDS encoding SRPBCC family protein — translation MNSTPGTNDTTGPSPDPYDATLTTADGRATLRIERALAHPPERVWTALTDPAALGRWFPAEVTLDLAPGGRIVFRFPGAEDGDPRTKGIVMAVDEPRLLAFTWGGDELRWSVAPKGGGALLTLVHTFGDLPGAASFASGWHLCVAALARSLDGEPVPAGRDTGALHEAYLHRFGLDRGTVETLGETGERRIRFERQLVRPAGTVWAALSAGIEPVAGLPVPEGFTADGVTAGPVTEVRAPHSLTYRAEPDTTVVWELRDGTGHGARLVLTQTGPAESVTDALSIAWRNRIERLAAELLRL, via the coding sequence ATGAACAGCACCCCCGGCACGAACGACACCACCGGCCCTTCGCCGGATCCGTACGACGCCACCCTGACCACGGCCGACGGCCGGGCCACGCTGCGGATCGAGCGCGCGCTCGCCCACCCGCCCGAGCGGGTCTGGACCGCGCTCACCGACCCCGCCGCCCTGGGGCGGTGGTTCCCCGCCGAGGTTACCCTCGACCTCGCCCCCGGCGGCCGGATCGTCTTCCGCTTTCCCGGCGCCGAGGACGGCGACCCGAGGACCAAGGGCATCGTCATGGCGGTCGACGAGCCGCGCCTCCTCGCCTTCACCTGGGGCGGCGACGAACTGCGCTGGAGCGTCGCCCCCAAGGGCGGGGGCGCGCTGCTCACCCTCGTCCACACCTTCGGGGATCTCCCCGGCGCCGCCAGTTTCGCCTCGGGCTGGCACCTGTGCGTCGCCGCGCTGGCGCGGTCGCTCGACGGCGAGCCCGTCCCGGCCGGCCGGGACACGGGCGCGCTGCACGAGGCGTACCTCCACCGCTTCGGCCTCGACCGGGGCACCGTCGAGACCCTGGGGGAGACGGGCGAGCGGCGGATCCGCTTCGAGCGGCAGCTCGTCCGGCCGGCCGGGACCGTCTGGGCGGCGCTGTCGGCGGGCATCGAGCCGGTGGCCGGACTGCCCGTCCCGGAGGGCTTCACCGCCGACGGGGTCACGGCCGGCCCGGTCACGGAGGTGCGGGCGCCGCACTCCCTCACGTACCGCGCCGAGCCGGACACCACGGTCGTCTGGGAACTGCGTGACGGTACGGGGCACGGCGCCCGGCTCGTGCTCACCCAGACCGGCCCGGCGGAATCCGTCACGGACGCCCTCTCGATCGCGTGGCGGAACAGGATCGAACGCCTCGCGGCGGAGCTGCTCCGGCTCTGA